The sequence below is a genomic window from Gavia stellata isolate bGavSte3 chromosome 11, bGavSte3.hap2, whole genome shotgun sequence.
CGGGCCGGCTTTGAGCCGAGCCCAGGCGGGATTATATTGGTTGTCTCCGTGCTGGGTAAGATCCAGCTTCGAAGCCGGTCCTGCTTGGAACAGCGGAACGGTGGTTGTTCTGTGGTTTGTAAAGATGGACGAGCTGCTGTGGAACACTGACGTGTCAGCATCAGCGCTGCGTGAGGCTGGCTGCGCCGGGCTGCTTCTCAGCCGGGTTTGGCGGGGTCTCATAAGGCCCCTTTCagccaaaagcaaagcagatttCTCTGttctaaagtattttttaatgcagttcGGAAACCCCCCAACTGATTTTGCAGAAACTGGCTTTGGTCTGGCAGAGCCACTGCCAAATTACAGAGCTAGTAAGCTGCATAGGACTCCTTGGGTAGGGCGTTTTTCTTGGCGAAAGAAACCactcaaaatgtctttttttttcttttaagggcTTTACTGGAGGATATGGCATATGGATCTTGTTCAGTCTGCAGTCCTGTATAGCGTAATGACCCTCATCAGTACCTATCTAGTAGCTTTTGCATATAAGAATGTCAAGTTTGTTCTCAAACACAAGTAAGTTTGGTGGCTATTTGAAGAGGAATTTATGATTAAAGAATTtaacaaaaccagcatttaCAACAAATTTTTTTATGAATAAGAATGTCTGAAATGTTACTTCAAAAACTGTTTTACACATAAGTATGTCCTAATTGGTTTCTGTCATCTCTCCTGTAATTATGGAATAGACTAGTCTTGTCAGCTAAGATTACAATGAAATAGCAAAACTACCTTCATTCTCAGTGGGTATTGCCACAAACTGTATTTGACTAGTACTTTTAGTAATTTGATCGTTACTTGTCCCTTCAACTTCGCAAGACTGTTTAGTGTTTTGTCGAAGTATTAGTCTTCACTGTAAATGCATCTTCCTATAATCCCAGGGTTGGGgcttctttttcatgtttcaaCTTTAACATCAATGGTGTTTCTTACAGAGtagcacagaaaagagaagacGCTGTTTCTAAAGAAGTTACTCGTAAGCTGTCTGAGGCAGACAATAGGAAGATGTCTCGTAAGGAGAAGGATGAAAGGTAATCCtctgttctcttctttctctcccttgttGTAATACTGCCTGGTATCTTCAATGCTCTAGGTAGGATATTAGGGACTGTTGCTTGGCCATTGgctttttcctgtgttctggTAAGTAGAAGCTGTACTGTCAGCTCTTTGTTAATCTGTAAAGCCTTTTTGAGGCGAGTTATCAATGAAAGGTCTCCAACATTGAAACCTTTATCAATAAGGTCCTATAAGGCAATTTCTCCGTCTTTGagctgcaaagcaaaacaacttACAATAACTGTCTGACAAGTAAGCATCACAGCTGTTgtcagaaataagaaaaagctcCTTTTCTTAAGGACAGGCTAGCGTGATGTATTTTGCACAGTGGCATGCAAGTTCCTTCCGAACAGCATTTCTGTATGCTGCTGGACTGCACTGCTAATCACTGGTTGTACTTGTACCCCTCATGGTTATAACTGGCACGTCTCAGTATGCAGATTTCCAACTGAATAGCTCATACTAATATCCAGGCTGTGCCTGATGAGTGTATCGGGAAGCACTTAGTATTAGAGTAGATGCCTGTTACATACAAGACGCAAGGATGTGAACTGTCAGCTCTTTGGAGCAAAAAGCCATATCCTCCCTTCTAATTGCCAGGCACGCTGGGAGCATCTAACAGATACAAACTCACAAAAAGTGTTATTTGTGACGGGCTAGGTTTGATGTGCCTGGTAGGAAAACAAGTGTAAGTCACTTAAGTGTACAAGTGCATAGTATATGTAGGGTTTTGTCTTTAAGTAATGAGTTGGCTGGTAGTTCTTGCTGCGCCCTTTTAGAAGCTGGCTGTAACAAGAGCAGCAGTGTGTGGTTTACTACACCTCTGGGTGTCAATCACTTCATAATGGTGGGTGTGCCAGGAAATGCATTGATTTAAATATGCCATTAAAATAATGTCGCTACTTCTTCCTAGaattctgtggaagaaaaatgaagttgcaGATTATGAAGCAACAACTTTTTCCATCTTCTACAACAATACTCTCTTTCTGGTCTTGGTCAtcattgcttcattttttgTGCTGAAGAACTTCAACCCCACTGTGTATCCTTTATCACCACGCTTGAAACAAGCAGAGTCCTCCTACTATTTGTTGTCATTAGTAGCTATATTTGTTATGTGGGTTGTGAGATTACTCTGTTGACACGTGCAGTTCATTGTAGTACCTCAACTTAGAAACACTGTAACATAAAAATAGagataacaaaaaaatcccctcccAATCATGTGAAAGTTTAACGTCTGACACGAGCTGTGTTAAGGATATCACTTGGACAATACGCAGAAATTCTTATGGCTTTCCCATTTCAGTTGTAGTTGGGGAATGAGGAGGCAGCTCATGTTCTTACAGAAGCACTGCGTCAGTGTGTGTTGCCAGGTGGTGTTACGTTACAGGATTGTTTAGTTTCAGTAACTTCACAAGTAAAATTTCTTGTTATTTAAGTAAGTACGTACTGCCAATCAGGGCCGCATATGTTAAAGAGACTCTGTATTTAACCGTATTTATAAACACTTTTACGAGAACAGGCTAAACTTTATGGGTGTCTGAGTTTTGAAGTTAAGTACATTTCAGCATCCTGCTAATGCCTTGATTGTAAGCTGGATTTCAGGTTATGATGTTGCAGTTTTAAAACTCCTACAGAGAAAGACCATTTAAATTCCTTGGTTTTCATAAAACTTTTACAAAGTGTTCTGTACAAAAGAAGTGGTATACAAGTATATGTCCTTAACCTTTTCCCTACAGAAACTATATTCTTTCCATAAGTGCTTCATCTGGACTGATTGCTCTGCTATCTACAGGATCCAagtagacaaaaaaaacccacagcaatttatttctgtgagaGGGTTCAACTGCCATACAAAAGTTTAGGGGTGGAGtaagaagacatttttttatAGTGTGGCTGCTTGAGGGTATGGGGGGGGGTTGAATCCAAAATGATTGAATTATATTTACTTTTGGTATCTTTACATGGTATTATTCAATAACTGAATTAATCAATTTTTTTACTTagcaatgaaaggaaatggTGTGTGAGAAGTTACCAAACATAACCTTTCTGAAGCACTGCATGGGTGTGATGGTACTACAGACTATTAGACAAGTGCGCTGTAGCAACAGCACAAACGGTTGTACTTAAAACCTGTAGCAGGATTCCCCTGTCAATTGGTGACTGGTGTAAGAGTCAAACTCGCTGATAATAAAAAGTGACAATCCACCATTTATCATTGTAACTTgaaaagttttaataaaaaggaggcttttttgtcatttaattCCTTGTACTTCCattcttactttaaaaaaaaaccaatggGTATTTATTTTCATGGGCAAGCAGTGTGTGTAGGTTTGCCAActctttctgcttccagaaGAGAGGAGTCCTCTACAAGTCAGCATACTTATTGTTTTCATTGGAAATACTCCTCATTTTTCAGTAACTTGGAGTCAGGACAAAACCTAAACCTCCtagaaaaatgcctttgaagtGGTTTGAATGTactgggtttgggtttttttttaatttctaaagttgtaaataaaaaaaaaaaccctgccaaTTTTCCTGGCACAGCTTAACAAAGATGCTTTAGCTGGCTTTTTATAATGGGTTTATCAGacagtccttttccttttttttaatgctaccAGTAAAGCAGCTATTATGTTAAATTCTGATCTCTACTACTATTAGTGGAATTCTATCGTAGAAGTTACAGATACTGCCATTACAGACTTGGAATCCTAAaccaggaagaaagagaaagcttaTAATCAGATTTAGCGTTAACACTTAGTTTGCTAATCTTTCCTTCAATAAGATTAGTATTTATGTAGAATATAGTAAAATGAAGATTCTGAAGTGCAGGGGAGAGTGTATGTGGCTTGCCTTAGAGTACGCTGAGTTTGTAATGTCTCTGTTTCTGACATGCAACCAGAACAGTCTCAAAAAACTGTTAGCTAATTACCCAGTGCCTGCTGACTATTAAAATGCTTCTCAGCATCCTTTGGGATTGGGGGTTGGATGGGGGTCTTCAATCTCGACTCTCCACTGCATAATTTACTTTTACTTTGCTTCCCAGTAAAGGGAACACACTATTTGTGTGTTTACATCCTGAAAATTCCAGTGGTTTTAGTGCACTTTAGAGCTGCCACTGCAATTACTTTTCTGGTCGGTCATTTAAGACTCTTCAAATTAACTTGATTGTTTGCCCTCAAAaatatgtggatttttctttattgcttctACCTGCTTATTCGCTACTGAAAGGAGCCTTTCCATATTGCTTGCGTAATTTTACTTTCCTTGGCTTATCACTTACTATAAAGGATAtaatttgtatgtattttagtGTAAGTATTTAGCACATGTAAAACAAATTTCTAACACTCTTCTATAAATGGTCAGAACCAAACACGAGGCCAAGCTGACCACTCTGTAAGCAACAGGACTTAAATGTTGCTGGTTTGCTGGTCACTGGTGACTTGCTCAGCTCCTACCAAAAGTATACAGTTACTTAAATTCAGGCACGTGAACAGCCAACGCTAATACACTCCTTTTACTTGGCAGCGTTGGTAGGGGTAAGCCTGCCCTGATGGGTGTTTTAGAAAGTGGCAGGTGTATTTTCCAGGAAATCTGCCGTCCAGAGAAAAGTGATTTGAAGCAGCACTTTCTTCTGCTATTACTGTCAGTCACTGAATCTTTCATTAACGGCTTTTCATCTTACCTTAGTTTTTGGTATCGACAGTTGCTGAGGCCTGGAGCATAGTATGTGGCAGGATTTTTCTGGAGAGCGAGCTTTGCAGCACTGACAGCCTGGAACAAAAGCAggtgggtgggttggttggttgaGTTGTTTTCTCTAGAAAGCCTAATCTTTTCTGTGGACTTCTTCACAGAAAAGCACTGGGCGTTTCTTTTTGTTGGTGGTTCTTTTTTGCAGGGGGAgggttgtttgcttttgaagtttctttctttctttgttttttcccttgcaatCCCCACTACAAGCTGCACCCAATTTCTTCAGTATAATGCCAAAGGTTAGCCTAAAACTAGGCTACTGCTTCGCATCCCATTGCCCGCAGAGCATTAGGCAAGCTAAGTCTTAAGCTTTTGCTTTAAGTAAGGGACAATGCCATCtggttttcaattaaaaaaaaaaaaaagttgggaattaatatatttttaatgcattgtTAGATTCCCATCCATCTGAGAATGGGAAAAAGAGAACATTAAATTCTACCGCCAGAGGTAAGAAAAGGAACTAGTCTGCTACTGGGAAAATAATTATACTGTTCAAATAATAAAGCTGTTAACTGTACAATGGTCAAAGCCTTTGTGCTGCCCATGAAACAAATTTTAGAATACTTACATAGTTAATTTTCACAGCTGATAGTGCAAAATAAGGGGACATGGCCCAGAGCAGTGAAAGCGGTACCGGGGAGGTGAGAAGTGCTTCAGTGGCCGTCTCCGCCTCGGCTAGCTGTGACTGACCAGCCCAGTGTCATTTTGGAGAGGCTGGTGACCGAACGGCAGTGGGATTTCGGTGAACTGTCTGGAGGATGTTCATGTTGTGTTTATTTCAGGTCAAAATGTTACACAGGACTGATGCCTGCCTTAGGAGAGTACCTTCTAGAAGTACCTTCTCAGAGATCTGCAGCCAGACCCAACCAGACCTTCGCTCCCCGGCTGTACCCACTCCTGGCCGAGGTCATCGTCCCTTGCCCGACCTGGGTACAGCTGAAGATTAGTGTTTCCCTGTGGAACAATACATACCCATTTTCAGCGTAAACCATTGCTGTTTCGAAATCAGTCTCGCTATTAGTAACAGGTCTCTAAGTATAAAATTAGATgcacaaaatgcttttattgtGTCCAAGCAGAAGTCAAAGTCAGACTGCATTTCTGGATATACAGCAGCCGAGTTCGTTTACACATACCATAGCTCATTGGATTAAATACAGGAGAAGACAACTCAAGTAGTGGGATTGGTTCACGTGGCCCACGTGAACGCTGCACACACTCTGCAGATATCCTGGAGTTAAGGGGACTAGAATACAAGGGTCCTACAAATACTGTACATAGCTGTACCCCCTAGGAAGTATGTGCCCAGAGTACGCGATTCAATACAAGTGAGAAATACTCACTGAAATCATAGGTGCGTTTTACAAAGCAAACTCATGGTAAAACACGACATGGTTCTTAAGATGGGCAAATGAATATGTAAGTGCTTACTATCAACTCCTGTAGAGGGATGAAATGCTCACAAAAAAATCTACCTCTTTAAAATGTGTCTTAAAAATACTATTCATTTACTTATGCCCTATTCCAGAACAAGTTAAAGCAAATGTAGCCCTCCACCGAAGTACATACCTGActtttttctggtatttttcagcagctatatattatatatatttataagtATCTATATCCTGAAAAGCTCATGAGTATTGAAATTTACAATAGCTATGTCTACAAGCAGGCAGAAGTAGAGGCAGGTTTCTATAGATGCAAACCCCCAAATTTCATCATGGCTTTCTTGGTTTAAGGTTTACGTAGAATTAGAATTTTGCAAACAGCCGTTGTTTTTATTAACCTGGCATGCATGCTTGGGTTTTCTAACTGTGCTCTTCTGGCTTGTACTCAGAAATACTTCCCAGGAGCACTCCACAGCTGAAATAATTGTATAGTTAGGAGTTGAGCTATCTAATTTCTAACTAATTCTCTGTCTTACGTTCTTTATTCAACTGCAAACAAAATCTGAAGCATATATTcagcataaaaaagaaaatggaaaatttgagCTTGCCCCTTCTATCTCTGTTAACCTGAAGAAACTTTATAGTTGAGATTTCCCAAATGTGGTTTTATTAAAACCTTAAGTTGTATCTGGCTTTTCTTCATTGAAAAAATAGATCTGTACATCCTTCTTTAATTACCAAGTACCTGAagattataaattattttttgctttacaaGTGTTTTTCACAGCACAAGCATGAGGTGCTAAGagtaaagtaaaaattaatgcATTCAGTCGAAGGTAAGAAAATACAAGATTATTCTTGGTTAGAAGAGAGATCaactgtgcttttaaatttcACTGCAGATTAGTAGCAACAGCACACATCTCGAAGGATCCAGTGACAGTAGACACCGAGCAGCAAGCTGCTGAATGATTCTCATGACCGGATATTAACTCGGGGCTGTACTTCTGTACAGAGCCCTTTTTAAACCATGCAGTCCAGGTGATTCATGCATTGCATTATGATCTGTAGTCCTTCTTGCTGTAGGGCTTGTTTCCCAGAATATTATCTATTTCATTTACAATATGGGATGTCATCTTTGGAAGGACCTAGGGGGAGAAGGAAACCGGTGTTTAATCAAGCTTCCATTAAAggtttttccaaatttaaaTCTGGATTTTATCAAATAATGTTTCCTCTGGGTTTTTGtgtgacaggtatttaaacattCATCTAATACCTTTCTCCCTTAAAGGAAAAACTACTCTAGTATCTTCACCCTGTGAGAGAATCACAGAAGTGCTCCTAAACTTTATATGCACAATATTGCTCAGCTGCAGTGGAAAGCGAGCTGGTGGCAAGAACATCAGAGGAAGCTCTTGTTTGTGATAAGCAAGAGAGAACAATGAAGGTGGGTGCAAGTGACACGTGCCCTGGGGAAGACTTAGAGCAGAGCATATCACAACATGTCCTGGAACCAGGTCGCCTGCTTTTTCAAGTAAGCTTTTAGGCAAGTAGTAGAACGATACAGTAAACCTGCTGATGCCACTCTCTTGCTGCTGGATACAGCTATAGCTACCCCAAACGGTGGCAAGTCATGGTGACGCACCATAGGTTCGCCTAATTAACGTGCGTAACTAGAACTGGAAGATGcctgaaacaaaatacaaagtAGTAAAA
It includes:
- the SSR3 gene encoding translocon-associated protein subunit gamma, with the protein product MAPKGGPGGRQQSEEDLLLQDFSRNLSAKSSALFFGNAFIVSAIPIWLYWRIWHMDLVQSAVLYSVMTLISTYLVAFAYKNVKFVLKHKVAQKREDAVSKEVTRKLSEADNRKMSRKEKDERILWKKNEVADYEATTFSIFYNNTLFLVLVIIASFFVLKNFNPTVNYILSISASSGLIALLSTGSK